In Spirobacillus cienkowskii, a genomic segment contains:
- the upp gene encoding uracil phosphoribosyltransferase, giving the protein MAKSYKKKNLNYIKILDHPLLTHSLSIIRNKETPSNEFRRILGEVSRLMAYESSRDLKTKNMIIDTPFEKIESPFISEDVTIVSVMRAGMGMLDGFMQMFPLSKVGHIGIYRDKFLNNTVEYYFRLPDDIEGNKIFLLDPLLATGATIVAAINRLKQYGAHDIRFHCILASHSGLEILHNAHPDVSIYCLGVERTIDDKGYLLPGIGDAGDRIYGTI; this is encoded by the coding sequence ATGGCAAAATCATATAAGAAAAAAAATTTAAATTATATCAAAATATTAGACCATCCATTACTAACGCATTCTTTATCGATTATTAGAAATAAAGAAACTCCAAGCAATGAATTTAGAAGAATACTTGGAGAAGTGAGTCGCTTAATGGCTTACGAAAGCTCTCGAGATTTAAAAACAAAAAATATGATAATCGATACCCCCTTTGAAAAAATTGAAAGCCCATTTATATCAGAAGATGTCACAATTGTTTCTGTTATGAGAGCAGGAATGGGAATGCTTGATGGCTTTATGCAAATGTTTCCTTTATCAAAGGTGGGGCATATTGGGATATATCGAGATAAATTTTTAAATAACACTGTAGAATATTATTTTAGACTTCCAGACGATATCGAAGGTAATAAAATATTTTTACTCGATCCATTACTCGCTACCGGCGCTACTATTGTCGCTGCTATAAACAGACTCAAACAATACGGTGCACATGATATTCGTTTTCATTGCATATTGGCATCACATTCTGGCTTAGAAATTTTGCATAATGCGCATCCTGATGTATCGATCTATTGTCTTGGTGTTGAGCGCACTATCGATGATAAAGGATATTTACTTCCTGGAATTGGAGACGCGGGAGACAGAATTTATGGTACCATTTGA
- the udk gene encoding uridine kinase: MKKDRKVTIIAISGGSGSGKTTAAKKLQQILGNDICQIVSQDNYYHDHSLQFKGDGSVNFDHPQAIDFALMATQLKNLSENIPINMPDYDFITHTRKKETIYFEPMPVIIVDGTLVLSQEKLREFFDYAIFLDIAEDIRFKRRLKRDVEERGRSPEGVILQYQTFVKPMYEAYVQPSQKFASHVVYDNESLYDLLDEFKKTFSTN, encoded by the coding sequence TTGAAAAAAGATAGAAAAGTCACAATTATTGCTATTTCTGGAGGAAGTGGCTCGGGAAAAACAACGGCTGCAAAAAAATTACAACAAATTTTAGGAAACGATATCTGCCAAATAGTGAGTCAAGATAATTATTATCATGATCACAGCCTTCAATTTAAAGGCGATGGCAGTGTTAATTTTGATCATCCACAAGCCATCGACTTTGCGTTAATGGCCACACAATTAAAAAATTTATCAGAAAATATACCGATAAATATGCCTGATTATGACTTTATCACCCATACAAGAAAAAAAGAAACTATTTACTTTGAACCTATGCCGGTTATCATTGTTGATGGAACTTTAGTACTATCACAAGAAAAATTAAGAGAATTTTTTGATTATGCTATATTTCTTGATATTGCAGAAGATATCCGGTTTAAAAGAAGACTCAAACGTGATGTCGAAGAAAGAGGCCGGAGCCCTGAAGGAGTGATTCTACAGTACCAAACTTTTGTAAAACCGATGTACGAGGCTTACGTGCAACCTTCGCAAAAATTTGCTAGTCATGTCGTTTACGACAACGAAAGTCTTTACGACTTACTGGACGAATTTAAAAAAACGTTTTCTACAAATT